In the genome of Gloeotrichia echinulata CP02, one region contains:
- a CDS encoding PhoX family phosphatase — translation MSQFSRRQVLLFFASSAAGFVSTNTKLPSIFNVAEAKTVPLNFTPVRLPHPLPVYQQQKNFLPTGISQGQVLNPADDVKLTTYNVIDDVVVPPEYERYIIVSWGDRVFANQDEYVGYNCDYTGFVPIGKSQDQGYLWVNHEYVSYPISALVLDDNSDLQGLPTAFSTVIGRNLPSTKNLEVEGEFLYNIGGSIIRISRRNNRQRFAVVKDRKNRRIHGLSGLGINSQRTDDYQSVTAWGNLSYQKGDQNYLIATGPAATQVFNLSADGLGNKIIGTGYNCSGGTTPWGTILSAEENFQGNVTEAVKPNGTQTDYTNNSIGKTFGLVGEKYGWIVEIDPANPNFRPRKHTTLGRYRHENIALRVESGKKLVAYLGDDRRGGHTWKFVSTGKISSPTSKSNSKLWEDGTLYVARYNPDGTGQWIPLLLTTATNPIAPSVLSEVEFAALGSAQRNGRLPLPKRNGIAGQTQDGGSFNCDRTNEATSLSAYQNKKLSDFYPSQGALLVDAFLAANLIGGTPTARPEDVEVHPRTKEVFIAYTDGAPGSDGYPDSRIFQVAKLSKDVNATQQSGGLYKIIEDSADATGLTFKWQRFAQGGEAGSVSGAGFANVDNLVFDARAHVWGVTDMSTNTHNGFNNGAASKPTTIDHTANGNVSDFTGVFGNNWLFFIPTSGANAGQVIPFAYGPVRCEMTGPTFVGDTLIISVQHPGEDCPINDGTILNRQIELLNLNGTTFEQTRTVPRGSSWPSNIPTTDGGKGQSTGVPRPSVIGIRPKKSQGRFI, via the coding sequence ATGTCTCAATTTAGTCGCAGACAAGTACTCTTGTTCTTTGCAAGTAGCGCCGCTGGATTCGTATCAACGAATACAAAATTGCCGAGTATTTTTAACGTTGCTGAAGCGAAAACTGTACCCTTAAACTTTACACCAGTTCGCTTACCTCATCCCTTACCAGTTTATCAACAGCAGAAGAATTTTCTGCCAACGGGAATCAGTCAGGGACAGGTACTAAATCCTGCAGATGATGTGAAATTAACTACCTACAACGTCATTGATGATGTGGTAGTACCGCCAGAGTACGAACGTTATATAATTGTTAGTTGGGGCGATCGCGTATTTGCCAATCAGGATGAATATGTCGGCTACAATTGCGACTATACTGGTTTTGTTCCCATTGGTAAAAGCCAAGATCAAGGCTATTTGTGGGTAAATCACGAATATGTTAGTTACCCCATATCTGCTTTAGTCCTAGACGATAATAGTGATTTGCAAGGATTACCCACCGCATTTTCTACCGTCATTGGGCGGAATTTACCCTCAACCAAAAATCTGGAAGTGGAAGGGGAATTTTTATACAACATAGGCGGTTCAATTATCCGCATTTCTCGCCGCAATAATCGCCAGCGGTTTGCTGTGGTCAAAGATCGCAAAAATCGCCGAATTCATGGACTTTCGGGATTGGGAATTAATAGCCAACGCACTGATGACTATCAAAGCGTCACTGCTTGGGGAAATCTCAGTTACCAAAAAGGCGACCAAAATTATTTAATTGCTACAGGCCCTGCTGCAACCCAAGTTTTTAACCTCAGTGCTGATGGACTGGGTAATAAAATTATTGGCACTGGCTACAACTGTTCTGGTGGTACAACTCCTTGGGGAACTATTCTCTCAGCTGAAGAAAACTTTCAAGGTAATGTCACAGAAGCAGTTAAGCCTAATGGCACGCAAACAGACTACACAAATAATAGCATAGGTAAGACTTTTGGTCTAGTAGGCGAAAAATACGGCTGGATAGTCGAAATTGACCCTGCAAATCCCAATTTCCGCCCCCGCAAACACACAACTTTGGGTCGTTATCGCCACGAAAACATAGCCTTGCGGGTGGAATCTGGAAAGAAATTAGTCGCCTATTTGGGTGATGACAGACGTGGAGGACATACCTGGAAATTTGTCAGTACAGGTAAGATTTCCTCGCCAACCAGTAAAAGTAACAGCAAGTTATGGGAAGATGGAACTTTGTATGTTGCCCGTTACAATCCCGATGGTACCGGTCAATGGATACCCCTACTTTTAACCACGGCAACTAATCCCATTGCGCCATCGGTGCTTTCAGAGGTAGAATTTGCGGCGTTGGGTTCAGCACAGAGAAATGGCCGTTTACCCCTACCGAAGCGTAATGGTATTGCAGGTCAAACTCAAGATGGCGGTTCGTTCAACTGCGATCGCACTAATGAAGCCACAAGCTTATCTGCTTATCAAAACAAAAAGCTATCCGACTTTTACCCTAGCCAAGGCGCCCTGCTAGTTGATGCTTTTTTAGCTGCAAACTTAATTGGGGGAACTCCCACAGCCCGTCCAGAAGATGTAGAAGTGCATCCGCGCACCAAAGAGGTGTTTATCGCCTATACTGATGGTGCCCCAGGAAGCGATGGTTATCCTGATTCCCGCATCTTCCAAGTTGCCAAGTTAAGCAAGGATGTCAATGCAACACAGCAATCAGGGGGACTGTACAAGATTATTGAAGATAGTGCCGACGCTACAGGTCTTACCTTTAAATGGCAGAGATTTGCCCAAGGTGGAGAAGCCGGTTCAGTATCAGGTGCTGGTTTTGCCAATGTAGATAATCTGGTGTTCGACGCTCGCGCCCATGTTTGGGGTGTCACGGATATGTCCACAAACACTCACAACGGTTTTAATAACGGTGCCGCCAGCAAGCCTACCACTATCGATCATACAGCAAATGGTAATGTTTCCGATTTCACCGGAGTTTTTGGCAATAACTGGCTATTCTTTATTCCCACCAGTGGTGCCAATGCTGGACAGGTAATACCCTTTGCCTATGGCCCAGTACGTTGTGAAATGACCGGACCTACTTTTGTCGGCGATACTCTAATTATTTCCGTGCAGCATCCTGGTGAAGATTGTCCCATTAATGATGGCACAATTCTCAACCGCCAGATAGAGTTACTCAATTTAAATGGTACTACATTTGAGCAGACTCGCACTGTACCTCGTGGCAGTAGCTGGCCCAGTAATATCCCCACTACTGATGGTGGTAAAGGTCAATCTACAGGTGTTCCCCGTCCCTCTGTAATTGGTATTCGGCCCAAAAAATCTCAGGGAAGATTTATCTAA
- the rpsF gene encoding 30S ribosomal protein S6 → MSIVYETMFILRPDLGDEQVEQAITKYQNLLRDQGVEDIQIQNRGKRRLAYEIKRHRDGIYIQFNYTGPGTAIAILERAMRLSEEVIRYLTVKQDVHEEKAEPVAVTA, encoded by the coding sequence ATGTCGATAGTTTACGAAACAATGTTTATCCTCCGCCCAGATCTAGGAGATGAACAAGTAGAGCAAGCAATTACAAAATACCAGAACTTGCTCCGAGACCAAGGTGTTGAAGATATCCAAATTCAAAATCGTGGTAAGCGTCGTCTGGCTTATGAAATTAAAAGGCACCGCGATGGCATCTACATTCAGTTCAACTATACAGGTCCGGGAACTGCTATTGCTATCTTGGAACGCGCTATGCGTTTGAGCGAAGAAGTAATTCGCTATCTGACTGTTAAGCAAGATGTCCATGAGGAAAAAGCCGAGCCAGTCGCTGTGACTGCTTAG
- a CDS encoding argininosuccinate synthase, whose amino-acid sequence MGRAKKVVLAYSGGVDTSVCIPYLKQEWGVEEVITLAADLGQGDELEPIREKALKSGASESLVANVKDSFIKDYAFAAIQANALYENRYPLGTALARPLIAKILVETAEKYGADAIAHGCTGKGNDQVRFDVSCTALNPHLKILAPAREWGMSREQTIAYGEQFGIPAPVKKSSPYSIDKNLLGRSIEAGLLEDPGTEPPEEIYEMTKAIADTPNEPEYLEIGFLRGIPTTINGTPKHPVELIEQLNQLVGNHGIGRIDMIENRLVGIKSREIYESPAMLVLIQAHRDLESLTLTADVSHYKRGIEETYTQIVYNGLWYSPLKTAIDAFIQKTQERVSGTVRLKLFKGNATTVGRWSDNSLYTPDLATYGAEDQFDHKAAEGFIYVWGLPTRIWAQQTRS is encoded by the coding sequence ATGGGTCGCGCCAAAAAGGTTGTCCTGGCATATTCTGGTGGTGTTGATACTTCCGTTTGCATCCCCTACCTGAAGCAGGAGTGGGGTGTGGAAGAGGTAATTACCCTCGCAGCAGATTTAGGACAGGGAGATGAATTAGAGCCAATTCGAGAAAAGGCTCTCAAATCGGGTGCAAGTGAATCTCTAGTAGCAAATGTCAAAGACAGTTTTATTAAAGATTACGCCTTTGCAGCGATTCAAGCCAATGCCCTTTATGAAAATCGTTATCCTCTGGGAACTGCCCTTGCTCGTCCCCTGATTGCTAAGATTTTAGTAGAAACCGCCGAAAAATATGGTGCTGATGCGATCGCTCACGGTTGTACTGGTAAGGGTAATGATCAGGTACGTTTTGATGTCTCCTGTACTGCGCTGAATCCTCATCTGAAAATCCTTGCGCCAGCACGGGAGTGGGGAATGAGTCGTGAGCAAACTATCGCCTATGGTGAACAGTTTGGCATTCCCGCACCGGTGAAAAAATCTTCTCCCTACAGTATTGACAAAAATCTCCTCGGTCGTAGCATTGAAGCCGGTCTACTGGAAGATCCAGGTACAGAACCACCAGAAGAAATTTATGAAATGACAAAGGCGATCGCTGATACCCCCAATGAGCCAGAATATCTGGAAATTGGTTTCTTACGAGGTATTCCTACAACTATTAACGGTACGCCAAAACATCCAGTTGAGCTAATTGAACAACTCAATCAACTGGTGGGAAATCACGGCATTGGGCGCATCGATATGATAGAAAATCGCTTGGTGGGTATCAAATCACGGGAAATTTACGAATCACCTGCAATGTTAGTGCTGATTCAGGCACACCGAGATTTAGAAAGCCTAACTTTGACAGCAGATGTTAGCCACTACAAACGCGGCATTGAAGAAACTTACACCCAAATAGTTTACAACGGTTTGTGGTACAGTCCACTCAAAACAGCAATTGATGCTTTTATTCAAAAGACACAAGAGCGAGTATCTGGTACCGTGAGGCTCAAACTTTTCAAAGGTAATGCCACAACCGTCGGACGTTGGAGCGACAATTCCCTATATACTCCTGATTTAGCAACCTACGGAGCCGAAGACCAATTTGACCACAAGGCGGCCGAAGGCTTTATCTACGTTTGGGGACTACCAACTCGTATTTGGGCCCAGCAGACCAGAAGTTAA
- a CDS encoding peptidylprolyl isomerase: MSQPITITNEEILHQIKVSCKIPEIVEQIVSRKVIIAAAEEAGITVEVEELQKAADQIRLANKLDSADDTWNWLEKHGLSIDDFEEIANISLMSGKLANHLFADKVEPYFFENQLDYVGVVMYEVVLDDEDLAIELFYAIKEGEMSFYDVAHKYIQDVELRRKGGYLGIVRRKDLKPEISAAVFTAKPPQVLKPIVTSKGVHLIFVEDIIEPELDNKLRNQIISDLLDGWIKQQIEQVKVD; this comes from the coding sequence ATGTCACAACCTATCACCATTACCAACGAAGAAATTCTTCACCAAATTAAAGTATCTTGTAAAATTCCAGAAATAGTTGAGCAGATTGTTAGCCGCAAGGTAATTATAGCTGCTGCTGAAGAAGCTGGGATAACAGTAGAGGTTGAGGAACTACAGAAAGCAGCAGACCAAATACGGTTAGCTAATAAACTCGATAGTGCTGATGATACCTGGAACTGGTTAGAAAAACATGGTTTATCTATAGATGATTTTGAAGAAATTGCTAACATCAGTCTCATGTCTGGGAAGTTAGCTAATCATCTTTTCGCTGATAAAGTTGAACCCTATTTCTTTGAAAACCAACTAGATTATGTTGGCGTGGTGATGTATGAAGTTGTTCTGGATGATGAAGATTTAGCCATAGAACTCTTCTATGCAATTAAGGAAGGTGAGATGAGTTTCTATGATGTGGCTCACAAATATATTCAGGATGTGGAATTGCGGCGCAAAGGTGGATATTTGGGGATAGTGCGCCGCAAGGATTTAAAACCGGAGATTTCTGCTGCTGTTTTTACAGCTAAACCGCCACAGGTTCTGAAGCCGATAGTGACTTCTAAGGGCGTACATCTAATTTTCGTGGAGGACATTATCGAGCCAGAATTGGATAACAAGCTGCGTAATCAAATTATCTCTGATTTGCTTGATGGGTGGATTAAGCAACAAATTGAGCAAGTTAAAGTTGACTAA
- a CDS encoding STAS domain-containing protein — protein MTLTQEVQVILFKPQGRIDLHGGTALSDEMAAIIPKPHQLWVIDLAGVDFMDSSGLVPLVKGLKAARQSGCRLVLCNVQAPVRLLLELTQLDSVFEIFKTYDDILAKVNNRSLVLAG, from the coding sequence ATGACTCTTACACAAGAAGTACAAGTAATTTTGTTCAAGCCCCAAGGCAGAATAGACTTGCACGGTGGTACAGCTTTAAGCGATGAGATGGCAGCAATAATACCCAAGCCTCATCAACTCTGGGTGATTGATTTGGCAGGGGTGGATTTCATGGATAGCTCTGGTTTAGTGCCCCTAGTCAAAGGATTAAAAGCTGCACGTCAAAGTGGTTGCCGCTTGGTTCTTTGCAATGTGCAAGCCCCTGTGCGCTTGCTTTTGGAACTCACCCAACTAGACTCAGTGTTTGAAATTTTTAAGACTTACGACGACATCTTGGCTAAAGTTAATAATCGCAGTTTGGTTCTAGCAGGCTGA
- a CDS encoding HlyD family efflux transporter periplasmic adaptor subunit — MPNVLNGRLTASPSEDTLHQEISLPQTTAIKSEDWSEITKESLDSLPQVWTRGLLYFLAIFVSIILPWAILSKVDETGTARGRTEPKDKTIKLDAAVAGTVAEIRVKEGDSVKAGETLLLLESELVKSELRQAQDKLEGQLNRLSQLNSSKNQLIVSLATQQQQNQSQQLEKQAQVDQAQQNIITLKNAYELQKEERLSQLNQAQQTLENSRTTSKLVESSLASSQREVQRYSKLNKAGVVPEINLVEKQDIAKDKQKLYEQTKSDIEQAKLRLQEQKSSYERNLRQANADIEQAKLRLKEQERGYQTLTRSGQLAVLRIVEQQKNLDTDISSLKSDIAQSKSQIDSLKFQLGQRELKAPVSGILFQLPIQKAGSVVQLGTMVAEIASTNSPLIIRAQMATTESGSLRTGMPVKLKFDAYPFQDYGIISGELIKISPNTVEVDTPNGKTAAYNLEISLKQNCVPSHDKCIPLRPGDTATAEVIVRQRRIIDFLIDPFNKLQKGGVKL; from the coding sequence ATGCCAAATGTATTGAATGGAAGGCTAACAGCCTCCCCATCTGAAGATACACTACATCAGGAAATATCATTACCACAAACAACCGCCATAAAAAGTGAAGATTGGTCGGAAATTACCAAAGAATCACTTGATAGTTTACCCCAGGTGTGGACTAGAGGTTTATTATATTTTTTAGCCATATTTGTGTCTATAATTTTACCTTGGGCGATTCTATCTAAGGTTGATGAAACAGGTACAGCTAGAGGACGAACTGAGCCTAAAGATAAGACAATTAAACTCGATGCTGCTGTAGCAGGAACTGTTGCTGAAATTCGGGTCAAGGAAGGTGATTCAGTCAAAGCAGGGGAGACATTATTATTGCTAGAATCAGAATTAGTCAAGTCTGAATTACGCCAGGCTCAAGATAAGTTAGAGGGACAATTAAATCGACTTTCTCAGTTAAATTCATCCAAAAATCAGTTAATTGTATCTTTAGCAACTCAACAGCAACAAAATCAATCACAACAGTTAGAAAAGCAGGCTCAAGTTGACCAAGCGCAACAGAATATTATTACTCTAAAAAATGCCTATGAATTACAAAAAGAAGAAAGATTGTCTCAACTCAATCAGGCACAACAAACCCTAGAAAATAGTCGAACTACTAGTAAATTAGTTGAGAGTAGTTTGGCAAGTAGCCAGCGCGAGGTGCAACGTTATAGTAAGCTAAATAAGGCGGGAGTTGTTCCAGAAATTAATCTTGTAGAAAAGCAAGATATAGCTAAAGATAAGCAAAAATTGTATGAACAAACGAAATCAGATATTGAACAAGCTAAGTTACGGCTGCAAGAACAAAAGAGTAGTTACGAGCGAAATCTCCGCCAAGCTAACGCCGACATTGAACAGGCTAAATTACGACTAAAAGAACAAGAAAGAGGTTATCAGACTTTAACCCGTTCTGGTCAACTAGCTGTACTAAGAATTGTCGAACAGCAGAAAAATTTAGATACAGATATTAGTTCCCTAAAATCAGATATTGCTCAAAGTAAGAGCCAGATTGATTCCTTAAAATTTCAACTAGGACAACGAGAATTAAAAGCGCCAGTGAGTGGTATATTGTTTCAGTTACCAATTCAAAAAGCCGGGTCTGTTGTACAATTAGGGACAATGGTAGCAGAGATAGCCTCAACAAATTCGCCTTTAATTATTCGGGCACAAATGGCGACTACCGAAAGTGGTTCGTTACGCACAGGAATGCCAGTCAAATTGAAATTTGATGCTTATCCATTTCAAGATTATGGTATTATTTCAGGAGAATTAATTAAAATATCTCCTAATACCGTAGAGGTCGATACCCCTAATGGTAAAACAGCAGCTTATAACTTAGAAATTTCCCTCAAACAAAATTGTGTTCCCTCCCATGATAAGTGTATTCCTTTGCGTCCAGGCGATACGGCGACAGCTGAAGTGATTGTCCGTCAGCGTCGGATTATTGATTTTCTAATTGATCCGTTTAATAAATTGCAAAAGGGAGGGGTGAAATTGTAG
- a CDS encoding fumarylacetoacetate hydrolase family protein codes for MAQRYVRVQNQEGQIYYGLLQLSLNVQVLDAPPWLQGQATDVILEPENYQILAPCAPSKIVAVGKNYADHAAEMGTSVPSEPLIFFKPPTSIIASEMEIKYPALSQRVDYEGELALIIGDRTVDCKPAEAQTKIWGYTIANDVTARDLQKKDGQWTRAKGFDTFCPLGPWIVRELNPGARLQTFVNDDTKPVQSACIDEMVFAPDFLVSYISQVMTLLPGDVVLTGTPMGVGPLHLGDRVRVEIEGIGRLENTVVARNP; via the coding sequence ATGGCGCAGCGCTATGTGCGAGTTCAAAATCAAGAAGGACAGATTTACTACGGGTTACTACAACTATCCCTGAATGTCCAGGTGCTAGATGCTCCACCCTGGTTGCAAGGGCAAGCAACTGATGTCATATTGGAGCCAGAGAATTATCAAATTTTGGCTCCCTGCGCTCCCTCAAAAATTGTGGCTGTGGGCAAAAATTATGCAGATCATGCGGCGGAAATGGGTACATCTGTACCTAGTGAGCCACTGATCTTTTTCAAGCCACCCACCTCCATCATTGCTTCGGAGATGGAAATTAAGTATCCTGCCCTGTCCCAGAGAGTAGACTACGAAGGAGAGTTAGCATTAATAATTGGCGATCGCACCGTTGACTGTAAACCAGCAGAAGCCCAAACTAAAATTTGGGGTTATACTATCGCCAATGACGTAACAGCACGGGATTTACAAAAAAAGGATGGTCAATGGACAAGAGCCAAGGGTTTTGATACATTTTGCCCCTTGGGTCCTTGGATCGTCAGAGAATTAAATCCTGGAGCCAGACTACAAACGTTTGTGAATGACGACACCAAGCCAGTACAATCAGCCTGTATCGATGAAATGGTGTTTGCTCCTGACTTTTTGGTGTCCTATATTAGTCAGGTGATGACCCTGCTACCAGGCGATGTAGTGCTAACAGGTACGCCAATGGGTGTCGGTCCATTACATCTAGGCGATCGCGTCCGTGTAGAAATAGAAGGCATTGGTCGCCTAGAAAACACCGTAGTAGCCCGTAACCCCTAG
- a CDS encoding Npun_F5560 family protein, with amino-acid sequence MSQSDTPNIEALSTEVSQLRQELQLRDQLVQQLSQELFRLVKGNTNFLPQQAQPEHDLSQLQALQEQLEAVEQQVIFYQEQITTRDAEIYQLRQSVQELSDRSRMLEQVVQELPQIYRRKFEERMAPVRDKVAMLQRENRQLQAELQSVSYRLALKTRTASHGGIDLPNFPRPVSEQTNITTVPNA; translated from the coding sequence GTGAGCCAATCTGACACACCCAACATCGAAGCTCTCTCGACGGAAGTGTCGCAACTGCGCCAAGAGTTGCAACTTCGCGATCAATTAGTACAACAGCTATCGCAAGAACTCTTCCGCTTGGTGAAGGGTAATACGAATTTTCTCCCGCAACAAGCGCAGCCTGAGCATGATCTAAGTCAGCTACAGGCTTTACAAGAACAACTAGAGGCTGTTGAGCAGCAGGTAATATTCTACCAAGAGCAAATTACAACTCGTGATGCCGAAATTTACCAATTACGGCAGTCAGTGCAAGAATTAAGCGATCGCAGTCGGATGTTGGAGCAAGTAGTACAAGAGTTACCTCAAATTTACCGTCGTAAGTTTGAGGAGCGGATGGCTCCAGTTAGAGACAAGGTAGCCATGCTCCAGCGAGAAAATCGCCAACTCCAAGCAGAACTGCAAAGTGTCAGTTACCGATTAGCACTGAAAACCCGCACTGCTAGTCATGGTGGTATTGATTTACCGAACTTTCCCCGACCAGTATCGGAACAAACTAATATCACTACTGTGCCAAATGCCTAA
- a CDS encoding DedA family protein, translating to MSLELISLENIQEFAHQYGYWAIFLGILLESLGIPIPGETMTLVGGFLAGSNELNYWLVVGNAVVGAVIGGSLGYWVGRSAGWNFLLLIGKIFRITEVRLLSIKEQFNENAPKAVFFGRFFAVLRIFAAPLAGIVDMSFGKFFVYNLAGATAWASVMVTLAFFAGRIISLEQLISWMSQFAILALLILVVVIVVPLWWESRQVKETAEK from the coding sequence ATGTCTCTTGAGCTAATTTCACTAGAAAACATCCAGGAATTTGCCCACCAATATGGCTATTGGGCTATTTTTTTGGGAATTTTGCTAGAAAGTTTGGGGATTCCCATTCCTGGTGAAACCATGACCCTAGTAGGGGGTTTTCTAGCGGGTAGTAATGAACTAAATTACTGGCTAGTGGTAGGTAACGCCGTTGTAGGTGCTGTAATAGGCGGTAGTTTAGGCTATTGGGTTGGTAGAAGTGCTGGCTGGAATTTCCTGCTGCTCATAGGTAAGATCTTTCGGATTACGGAAGTAAGACTGTTGAGCATCAAAGAGCAGTTTAATGAAAACGCACCTAAAGCTGTATTTTTTGGGCGATTTTTCGCGGTGCTGCGAATTTTTGCGGCGCCACTAGCAGGGATCGTCGATATGTCCTTTGGCAAATTCTTTGTGTACAACTTAGCAGGAGCAACCGCTTGGGCTAGTGTGATGGTGACATTAGCTTTCTTTGCCGGTAGAATTATTTCTTTAGAACAATTGATTTCTTGGATGAGTCAATTTGCGATATTAGCCTTACTTATACTTGTTGTCGTGATCGTTGTGCCACTTTGGTGGGAGTCTCGCCAAGTCAAGGAGACCGCCGAAAAGTAG
- a CDS encoding transposase — MKTSHQYRLRPTKQQAVQFDRWLDMLRCQYNYLLADRFRWYEENRCSINSCSLFVCYLPDLRNNPTYNSQQDSLPQLKKDRPWYKELHSQVLQNAAKRVELALDRFLSGDCNGKRSGRPRFKGANQYKTFTYAKVKSDCIENGFITLPKFGKVRLVQHRTIPDGFKIKTCSITKKSDGYYVTLSLEDNTVPTIKTDLNPDSITGIDVGLKEFLTTSDNEVVAIPQYYRKSQKRLRVIQKRVSRRQKGSKRRQKAVKQLGRQHKKVADKRKDFHFKTANNLLKKYDVVAVEDLNVKGLARTRLAKSVLDAGWSSFLSILKNKAANAGLLVVPVKASGTSQDCSSCGVEVPKKLHIRWHDCPNCGCSLDRDHNAAINIRKRAEGHPVLKKPRAS; from the coding sequence ATGAAAACTTCGCACCAATACCGATTACGCCCCACAAAACAACAAGCTGTTCAATTTGATAGGTGGCTAGATATGCTACGCTGCCAGTACAACTATCTGTTGGCGGATCGGTTCCGTTGGTATGAAGAAAATCGATGTTCAATAAACTCCTGCTCTTTATTCGTTTGTTATCTACCAGATTTACGAAATAACCCTACATACAATAGTCAACAAGACTCTTTACCACAACTAAAGAAAGACCGCCCCTGGTACAAAGAGCTTCACTCTCAGGTGTTGCAAAATGCAGCTAAACGAGTAGAGTTAGCCTTAGATAGATTTCTTAGTGGTGACTGTAATGGCAAACGGAGTGGAAGACCAAGATTCAAAGGGGCGAATCAATACAAAACTTTTACTTATGCAAAAGTCAAAAGTGATTGTATTGAGAATGGTTTTATAACCCTGCCTAAGTTTGGAAAAGTAAGGTTGGTACAACATCGTACTATCCCTGACGGTTTCAAAATAAAAACGTGTTCTATTACTAAAAAATCTGATGGTTATTATGTAACTCTAAGCCTCGAAGATAATACTGTGCCTACAATTAAAACAGATTTAAATCCTGATTCAATAACAGGTATTGACGTTGGGCTAAAAGAATTCTTGACAACTTCCGATAATGAAGTTGTTGCCATTCCGCAGTATTATCGCAAGTCTCAAAAACGGTTGCGGGTTATTCAAAAACGAGTATCACGCCGCCAAAAAGGTAGTAAGCGCAGACAGAAAGCTGTCAAACAATTAGGAAGGCAACACAAAAAAGTTGCTGATAAACGCAAAGACTTTCATTTCAAAACCGCTAACAATCTGTTGAAAAAATATGATGTTGTAGCGGTTGAAGATTTGAACGTAAAAGGACTTGCACGAACACGACTAGCTAAGTCTGTACTAGATGCCGGATGGTCAAGCTTTCTGTCAATACTAAAAAACAAAGCTGCGAACGCTGGTTTATTAGTTGTCCCAGTCAAAGCATCAGGTACTAGTCAAGATTGTTCTAGCTGTGGTGTCGAGGTTCCCAAGAAACTGCATATCCGGTGGCACGACTGTCCTAATTGTGGGTGCAGTTTAGATCGCGATCACAACGCCGCGATAAATATAAGAAAAAGGGCGGAGGGTCATCCCGTTCTCAAAAAGCCAAGAGCCTCCTAA
- a CDS encoding Tic20 family protein, translated as MTWRGSTTVWDRILACLPYLLPLIDGLVFGYMSLLKQFPALQVLLLPLSPVIQIYGALGQLGQLLVFFALFFLVVRNDKIIHFIRFNTMQAILLDIIVFLGSIILRIVALPRVDFAVETVASTIFLGIVAAVAYSTIQSLMGRYAEIPAISEAVYMQVR; from the coding sequence ATGACTTGGCGCGGGTCTACAACTGTTTGGGACCGGATTCTTGCTTGCTTACCTTATTTGCTTCCTTTAATTGATGGGCTAGTATTCGGTTATATGTCTTTGTTGAAACAATTCCCGGCACTACAAGTGTTACTTCTGCCTCTTAGTCCGGTCATCCAAATTTACGGTGCATTAGGACAATTGGGTCAACTGCTTGTTTTCTTTGCCTTGTTTTTTTTAGTGGTAAGAAACGACAAAATAATTCATTTTATTCGGTTTAATACCATGCAGGCAATCCTTTTAGACATCATTGTGTTTCTGGGAAGCATAATTTTGCGGATTGTAGCACTCCCTCGTGTAGATTTTGCAGTTGAAACAGTAGCAAGTACCATCTTTCTAGGTATCGTGGCTGCAGTTGCGTATTCGACGATCCAGTCCCTGATGGGGCGTTATGCAGAAATTCCGGCAATTTCTGAGGCTGTTTATATGCAAGTTCGCTAG